In Anas platyrhynchos isolate ZD024472 breed Pekin duck chromosome 7, IASCAAS_PekinDuck_T2T, whole genome shotgun sequence, one genomic interval encodes:
- the PRPF40A gene encoding pre-mRNA-processing factor 40 homolog A isoform X2 gives MQLTPGDAVRPVAAAAADQSPKGSRLAGRPDWPAGKPVSLLAPLLPPRGEPEPLMPFGPSSRQPLRGRLLGRCGGGSLLSPAMRPGAVDRGSLMMGHPGMPHYPPMGMHPMGQRPPNMPPVPHGMMPQMMPPMGGPPMGQMPGMMQSVMPGMMMSHMSQAAMQPTVPPGVNSMDAQVGVTPPGTQSSVLFRPQTTHPVVCAAQQTATTNSSVNEDHSKQKSTWTEHKSPDGRTYYYNTETKQSTWEKPDDLKTPAEQLLSKCPWKEYKSDSGKPYYYNSQTKESRWAKPKELEDLEAMIKAEENSTKPEESTAASSATGEAANASTTATTAAETAAAVTTTTTAAAAASEGETAAASGTENESTAAATAEEQGQQATSAPAAQEQSAEAAANATDDSSKQEGSADASSKKEDDDSQPVKKTYTWNTKEEAKQAFKELLKEKRVPSNASWEQAMKMIINDPRYSALAKLSEKKQAFNAYKVQTEKEEKEEARSKYKEAKESFQRFLENHEKMTSTTRYKKAEQMFGEMEVWNAISERDRLEIYEDVLFFLSKKEKEQAKQLRKRNWEALKNILDNMANVTYCTTWSEAQQYLMDNPTFAEDEELQNMDKEDALICFEEHIRALEKEEEEEKQKSLLRERRRQRKNRESFQIFLDELHEHGQLHSMSSWMELYPTISSDIRFTNMLGQPGSTALDLFKFYVEDLKARYHDEKKIIKDILKDKGFVVEVNTSFEDFVTVISSTKRATTLDAGNIKLAFNSLLEKAEAREREREKEEARKMKRKESAFKSMLKQATPPIELDAVWEDIRDRFVKEPAFEDITLESERKRIFKDFMHVLEHECQHHHSKNKKHSKKSKKHHRKRSRSRSGSESEDDDSHSKKKRQRSESRSVSERSSSAESERSYKKSKKHKKKSKKRRHKSDSPESDIERDKDKKERERESEKDRARQRSESKHKSPTKKRPGKDSGNWDTSGSELSEGELEKQRRTLLEQLDEDQ, from the exons ATGCAGCTGACGCCGGGGGACGCCGTCCGGCCcgtggccgccgccgccgccgaccAATCGCCGAAGGGCAGCCGGCTGGCGGGCCGCCCCGACTGGCCGGCCGGCAAGCCCGTCAGCCTGCTGGCGCCGCTGCTCCCGCCCCGCGGCGAGCCCGAGCCGCTGATGCCCTTCGGGCCCTCCTCGCGGCAGCCGCTGCGGGGCCGGCTGCTGGGCAGGTGCGGAgggggcagcctgctcagccCCGCCATGCGGCCCGGAGCCGTGGACCGCGGGTCGCTGATG ATGGGACACCCAGGGATGCCACATTACCCGCCCATGGGAATGCACCCCATGGGGCAGAGGCCACCGAACATGCCGCCGGTTCCGCATGGTATGATGCCTCAGATGATGCCTCCCATGGGAGGACCACCGATGGGGCAG ATGCCTGGAATGATGCAATCAGTAATGCCTGGAATGATGATGTCCCACATGTCCCAAGCTGCTATGCAGCCTACAGTTCCG CCAGGAGTGAACAGCATGGACGCGCAAGTAG gtgtaaCGCCACCTGGAACTCAG AGCTCTGTTTTGTTTCGCCCTCAGACAACACATCCTGTAGTTTGTGCAGCTCAGCAAACCGCCACAACCAACAGTTCTGTTAATGAAGACCACTCTAAACAG AAATCTACATGGACGGAACACAAATCACCTGATGGAAGAACATACTACTATAATACTGAAACAAAGCAGTCCACGTGGGAGAAGCCAGATGATCTCAAAACACCAGCTGAG caATTGTTGTCAAAGTGTCCCTGGAAAGAGTACAAATCTGATTCTGGAAAGCCATACTACTATAATTCCCAAACAAAGGAATCACGCTGGGCAAAACCCAAAGAACTTGAAGATCTTGAAG CAATGattaaagcagaagaaaacag CACCAAGCCTGAGGAGTCAACTGCAGCATCATCTGCTACAGGAGAAGCAGCAAATGCAAGCACCACAGCCACAACTGCTGCGGAAACCGCAGCAGCTGTCACCACCACCACTACTGCAGCGGCAGCAGCCTCTGAAGGAGAAACTGCTGCAGCTTCTGGGACAGAAAATGAGAGTACTGCCGCAGCCACAGCAGAGGAACAGGGACAGCAAGCGACTTCTGCGCCTGCTGCACAGGAACAGagtgcagaagctgcagctaATGCAACAGATGATTCTTCCAAGCAAGAGGGTTCAGCAGA TGCTTCTTCAAAGAAAGAGGACGATGATTCACAGCCAGTTAAAAAAACCTATACATGGAATACAaaggaagaagcaaagcaagcattTAAAGAACTCCTGAAAGAAAAG AGAGTACCATCTAATGCATCCTGGGAGCAAGCTATGAAAATGATCATTAATGATCCTAGATACAG TGCTTTGGCAAAGTTGAGTGAAAAAAAGCAAGCCTTTAATGCTTACAAagttcaaacagaaaaagaagaaaaagaagaagcaagATCAAAATACAAAGAAGCTAAAGAATCCTTCCAACGTTTTCTTGAAAACCATGAAAAGATGACATCCACAACAAGATACAA AAAAGCTGAACAAATGTTTGGGGAGATGGAAGTCTGGAATGCAATATCTGAGCGTGATCGTCTTGAAATTTATGAGGATGTCCTCTTTTTTCTGTCTAAGAAAGAGAAG gAACAAGCCAAACAGTTGCGAAAGAGGAATTGGGAAGCATTAAAGAACATACTAGATAACATGGCTAATGTCACTTACTGCACTACGTGGTCAGAGGCTCAGCAGTATCTGATGGACAATCCTACATTTGCAGAAGACGAGGAGCTTCAGA ATATGGATAAGGAAGATGCACTGATCTGTTTTGAAGAACATATCAGGGCActggaaaaagaggaggaagaagaaaaacagaaaagcttgCTTAGAGAAAGAAGGCGGCAGCGTAAAAATAGAGAATCTTTCCAG atatttttagaTGAACTTCATGAGCATGGACAATTACATTCAATGTCCTCTTGGATGGAGTTGTACCCAACCATAAGCTCTGACATCAGATTCACTAATATGCTTGGTCAACCTG GATCAACAGCACTCGATCTTTTCAAGTTCTATGTTGAAGACTTAAAAGCACGTTACCATGATGAAAAGAAGATAATAAAAGACATCTTAAAG GATAAAGGATTTGTGGTTGAAGTGAACACTTCTTTTGAAGACTTTGTTACGGTCATCAGTTCAACTAAACGAGCTACAACTTTAGATGCAGGAAATATCAAGCTGGCTTTCAATAGT CTGCTAGAAAAGGCAGAAGCCCgtgaaagagagagggaaaaagaagaagctCGTAAAATGAAGCGGAAAGAGTCTGCCTTCAAGAGTATGCTGAAACAAGCTACTCCTCCGATTGAATTGGATGCTGTCTGGGAAGAT ATCAGAGATAGATTTGTGAAAGAGCCAGCATTTGAAGACATCACTCTAGAGTccgaaagaaaaagaatatttaaagatTTCATGCATGTACTAGAg CACGAGTGTCAGCACCATCATTCAAAGAACAAGAAACATTCTAAAAAGTCTAAAAAACATCACAGGAAGCGGTCTCGCTCTCGTTCG GGCTCAGAGTCTGAGGATGATGATAGTCattcaaagaagaaaaggcaacGGTCAGAATCTAGATCTGTGTCTGAGCGTTCTTCCAGTGCGGAATCTG AGAGAAGTTACAAGAAGTcaaaaaagcacaagaaaaagagcaagaagagAAGACATAAGTCT
- the PRPF40A gene encoding pre-mRNA-processing factor 40 homolog A isoform X6, whose product MSGGDSAAAAAAASPQPLPFSLPKPPPLMQLTPGDAVRPVAAAAADQSPKGSRLAGRPDWPAGKPVSLLAPLLPPRGEPEPLMPFGPSSRQPLRGRLLGRCGGGSLLSPAMRPGAVDRGSLMMGHPGMPHYPPMGMHPMGQRPPNMPPVPHGMMPQMMPPMGGPPMGQMPGMMQSVMPGMMMSHMSQAAMQPTVPPGVNSMDAQVGVTPPGTQTTHPVVCAAQQTATTNSSVNEDHSKQKSTWTEHKSPDGRTYYYNTETKQSTWEKPDDLKTPAEQLLSKCPWKEYKSDSGKPYYYNSQTKESRWAKPKELEDLEAMIKAEENSTKPEESTAASSATGEAANASTTATTAAETAAAVTTTTTAAAAASEGETAAASGTENESTAAATAEEQGQQATSAPAAQEQSAEAAANATDDSSKQEGSADASSKKEDDDSQPVKKTYTWNTKEEAKQAFKELLKEKRVPSNASWEQAMKMIINDPRYSALAKLSEKKQAFNAYKVQTEKEEKEEARSKYKEAKESFQRFLENHEKMTSTTRYKKAEQMFGEMEVWNAISERDRLEIYEDVLFFLSKKEKEQAKQLRKRNWEALKNILDNMANVTYCTTWSEAQQYLMDNPTFAEDEELQNMDKEDALICFEEHIRALEKEEEEEKQKSLLRERRRQRKNRESFQIFLDELHEHGQLHSMSSWMELYPTISSDIRFTNMLGQPGSTALDLFKFYVEDLKARYHDEKKIIKDILKDKGFVVEVNTSFEDFVTVISSTKRATTLDAGNIKLAFNSLLEKAEAREREREKEEARKMKRKESAFKSMLKQATPPIELDAVWEDIRDRFVKEPAFEDITLESERKRIFKDFMHVLEHECQHHHSKNKKHSKKSKKHHRKRSRSRSGSESEDDDSHSKKKRQRSESRSVSERSSSAESERSYKKSKKHKKKSKKRRHKSDSPESDIERDKDKKERERESEKDRARQRSESKHKSPTKKRPGKDSGNWDTSGSELSEGELEKQRRTLLEQLDEDQ is encoded by the exons ATGTCAGGCGGCGActccgcggcggcggcggccgcggcctcccctcagccgctGCCCTTCTCGCTGCCCAAGCCGCCCCCCCTCATGCAGCTGACGCCGGGGGACGCCGTCCGGCCcgtggccgccgccgccgccgaccAATCGCCGAAGGGCAGCCGGCTGGCGGGCCGCCCCGACTGGCCGGCCGGCAAGCCCGTCAGCCTGCTGGCGCCGCTGCTCCCGCCCCGCGGCGAGCCCGAGCCGCTGATGCCCTTCGGGCCCTCCTCGCGGCAGCCGCTGCGGGGCCGGCTGCTGGGCAGGTGCGGAgggggcagcctgctcagccCCGCCATGCGGCCCGGAGCCGTGGACCGCGGGTCGCTGATG ATGGGACACCCAGGGATGCCACATTACCCGCCCATGGGAATGCACCCCATGGGGCAGAGGCCACCGAACATGCCGCCGGTTCCGCATGGTATGATGCCTCAGATGATGCCTCCCATGGGAGGACCACCGATGGGGCAG ATGCCTGGAATGATGCAATCAGTAATGCCTGGAATGATGATGTCCCACATGTCCCAAGCTGCTATGCAGCCTACAGTTCCG CCAGGAGTGAACAGCATGGACGCGCAAGTAG gtgtaaCGCCACCTGGAACTCAG ACAACACATCCTGTAGTTTGTGCAGCTCAGCAAACCGCCACAACCAACAGTTCTGTTAATGAAGACCACTCTAAACAG AAATCTACATGGACGGAACACAAATCACCTGATGGAAGAACATACTACTATAATACTGAAACAAAGCAGTCCACGTGGGAGAAGCCAGATGATCTCAAAACACCAGCTGAG caATTGTTGTCAAAGTGTCCCTGGAAAGAGTACAAATCTGATTCTGGAAAGCCATACTACTATAATTCCCAAACAAAGGAATCACGCTGGGCAAAACCCAAAGAACTTGAAGATCTTGAAG CAATGattaaagcagaagaaaacag CACCAAGCCTGAGGAGTCAACTGCAGCATCATCTGCTACAGGAGAAGCAGCAAATGCAAGCACCACAGCCACAACTGCTGCGGAAACCGCAGCAGCTGTCACCACCACCACTACTGCAGCGGCAGCAGCCTCTGAAGGAGAAACTGCTGCAGCTTCTGGGACAGAAAATGAGAGTACTGCCGCAGCCACAGCAGAGGAACAGGGACAGCAAGCGACTTCTGCGCCTGCTGCACAGGAACAGagtgcagaagctgcagctaATGCAACAGATGATTCTTCCAAGCAAGAGGGTTCAGCAGA TGCTTCTTCAAAGAAAGAGGACGATGATTCACAGCCAGTTAAAAAAACCTATACATGGAATACAaaggaagaagcaaagcaagcattTAAAGAACTCCTGAAAGAAAAG AGAGTACCATCTAATGCATCCTGGGAGCAAGCTATGAAAATGATCATTAATGATCCTAGATACAG TGCTTTGGCAAAGTTGAGTGAAAAAAAGCAAGCCTTTAATGCTTACAAagttcaaacagaaaaagaagaaaaagaagaagcaagATCAAAATACAAAGAAGCTAAAGAATCCTTCCAACGTTTTCTTGAAAACCATGAAAAGATGACATCCACAACAAGATACAA AAAAGCTGAACAAATGTTTGGGGAGATGGAAGTCTGGAATGCAATATCTGAGCGTGATCGTCTTGAAATTTATGAGGATGTCCTCTTTTTTCTGTCTAAGAAAGAGAAG gAACAAGCCAAACAGTTGCGAAAGAGGAATTGGGAAGCATTAAAGAACATACTAGATAACATGGCTAATGTCACTTACTGCACTACGTGGTCAGAGGCTCAGCAGTATCTGATGGACAATCCTACATTTGCAGAAGACGAGGAGCTTCAGA ATATGGATAAGGAAGATGCACTGATCTGTTTTGAAGAACATATCAGGGCActggaaaaagaggaggaagaagaaaaacagaaaagcttgCTTAGAGAAAGAAGGCGGCAGCGTAAAAATAGAGAATCTTTCCAG atatttttagaTGAACTTCATGAGCATGGACAATTACATTCAATGTCCTCTTGGATGGAGTTGTACCCAACCATAAGCTCTGACATCAGATTCACTAATATGCTTGGTCAACCTG GATCAACAGCACTCGATCTTTTCAAGTTCTATGTTGAAGACTTAAAAGCACGTTACCATGATGAAAAGAAGATAATAAAAGACATCTTAAAG GATAAAGGATTTGTGGTTGAAGTGAACACTTCTTTTGAAGACTTTGTTACGGTCATCAGTTCAACTAAACGAGCTACAACTTTAGATGCAGGAAATATCAAGCTGGCTTTCAATAGT CTGCTAGAAAAGGCAGAAGCCCgtgaaagagagagggaaaaagaagaagctCGTAAAATGAAGCGGAAAGAGTCTGCCTTCAAGAGTATGCTGAAACAAGCTACTCCTCCGATTGAATTGGATGCTGTCTGGGAAGAT ATCAGAGATAGATTTGTGAAAGAGCCAGCATTTGAAGACATCACTCTAGAGTccgaaagaaaaagaatatttaaagatTTCATGCATGTACTAGAg CACGAGTGTCAGCACCATCATTCAAAGAACAAGAAACATTCTAAAAAGTCTAAAAAACATCACAGGAAGCGGTCTCGCTCTCGTTCG GGCTCAGAGTCTGAGGATGATGATAGTCattcaaagaagaaaaggcaacGGTCAGAATCTAGATCTGTGTCTGAGCGTTCTTCCAGTGCGGAATCTG AGAGAAGTTACAAGAAGTcaaaaaagcacaagaaaaagagcaagaagagAAGACATAAGTCT
- the PRPF40A gene encoding pre-mRNA-processing factor 40 homolog A isoform X4 encodes MQLTPGDAVRPVAAAAADQSPKGSRLAGRPDWPAGKPVSLLAPLLPPRGEPEPLMPFGPSSRQPLRGRLLGRCGGGSLLSPAMRPGAVDRGSLMMGHPGMPHYPPMGMHPMGQRPPNMPPVPHGMMPQMMPPMGGPPMGQMPGMMQSVMPGMMMSHMSQAAMQPTVPPGVNSMDAQVGVTPPGTQSSVLFRPQTTHPVVCAAQQTATTNSSVNEDHSKQKSTWTEHKSPDGRTYYYNTETKQSTWEKPDDLKTPAEQLLSKCPWKEYKSDSGKPYYYNSQTKESRWAKPKELEDLEAMIKAEENSTKPEESTAASSATGEAANASTTATTAAETAAAVTTTTTAAAAASEGETAAASGTENESTAAATAEEQGQQATSAPAAQEQSAEAAANATDDSSKQEGSADASSKKEDDDSQPVKKTYTWNTKEEAKQAFKELLKEKRVPSNASWEQAMKMIINDPRYSALAKLSEKKQAFNAYKVQTEKEEKEEARSKYKEAKESFQRFLENHEKMTSTTRYKKAEQMFGEMEVWNAISERDRLEIYEDVLFFLSKKEKEQAKQLRKRNWEALKNILDNMANVTYCTTWSEAQQYLMDNPTFAEDEELQNMDKEDALICFEEHIRALEKEEEEEKQKSLLRERRRQRKNRESFQIFLDELHEHGQLHSMSSWMELYPTISSDIRFTNMLGQPVFSSGSTALDLFKFYVEDLKARYHDEKKIIKDILKDKGFVVEVNTSFEDFVTVISSTKRATTLDAGNIKLAFNSLLEKAEAREREREKEEARKMKRKESAFKSMLKQATPPIELDAVWEDIRDRFVKEPAFEDITLESERKRIFKDFMHVLEHECQHHHSKNKKHSKKSKKHHRKRSRSRSGSESEDDDSHSKKKRQRSESRSVSERSSSAESERSYKKSKKHKKKSKKRRHKSGNWDTSGSELSEGELEKQRRTLLEQLDEDQ; translated from the exons ATGCAGCTGACGCCGGGGGACGCCGTCCGGCCcgtggccgccgccgccgccgaccAATCGCCGAAGGGCAGCCGGCTGGCGGGCCGCCCCGACTGGCCGGCCGGCAAGCCCGTCAGCCTGCTGGCGCCGCTGCTCCCGCCCCGCGGCGAGCCCGAGCCGCTGATGCCCTTCGGGCCCTCCTCGCGGCAGCCGCTGCGGGGCCGGCTGCTGGGCAGGTGCGGAgggggcagcctgctcagccCCGCCATGCGGCCCGGAGCCGTGGACCGCGGGTCGCTGATG ATGGGACACCCAGGGATGCCACATTACCCGCCCATGGGAATGCACCCCATGGGGCAGAGGCCACCGAACATGCCGCCGGTTCCGCATGGTATGATGCCTCAGATGATGCCTCCCATGGGAGGACCACCGATGGGGCAG ATGCCTGGAATGATGCAATCAGTAATGCCTGGAATGATGATGTCCCACATGTCCCAAGCTGCTATGCAGCCTACAGTTCCG CCAGGAGTGAACAGCATGGACGCGCAAGTAG gtgtaaCGCCACCTGGAACTCAG AGCTCTGTTTTGTTTCGCCCTCAGACAACACATCCTGTAGTTTGTGCAGCTCAGCAAACCGCCACAACCAACAGTTCTGTTAATGAAGACCACTCTAAACAG AAATCTACATGGACGGAACACAAATCACCTGATGGAAGAACATACTACTATAATACTGAAACAAAGCAGTCCACGTGGGAGAAGCCAGATGATCTCAAAACACCAGCTGAG caATTGTTGTCAAAGTGTCCCTGGAAAGAGTACAAATCTGATTCTGGAAAGCCATACTACTATAATTCCCAAACAAAGGAATCACGCTGGGCAAAACCCAAAGAACTTGAAGATCTTGAAG CAATGattaaagcagaagaaaacag CACCAAGCCTGAGGAGTCAACTGCAGCATCATCTGCTACAGGAGAAGCAGCAAATGCAAGCACCACAGCCACAACTGCTGCGGAAACCGCAGCAGCTGTCACCACCACCACTACTGCAGCGGCAGCAGCCTCTGAAGGAGAAACTGCTGCAGCTTCTGGGACAGAAAATGAGAGTACTGCCGCAGCCACAGCAGAGGAACAGGGACAGCAAGCGACTTCTGCGCCTGCTGCACAGGAACAGagtgcagaagctgcagctaATGCAACAGATGATTCTTCCAAGCAAGAGGGTTCAGCAGA TGCTTCTTCAAAGAAAGAGGACGATGATTCACAGCCAGTTAAAAAAACCTATACATGGAATACAaaggaagaagcaaagcaagcattTAAAGAACTCCTGAAAGAAAAG AGAGTACCATCTAATGCATCCTGGGAGCAAGCTATGAAAATGATCATTAATGATCCTAGATACAG TGCTTTGGCAAAGTTGAGTGAAAAAAAGCAAGCCTTTAATGCTTACAAagttcaaacagaaaaagaagaaaaagaagaagcaagATCAAAATACAAAGAAGCTAAAGAATCCTTCCAACGTTTTCTTGAAAACCATGAAAAGATGACATCCACAACAAGATACAA AAAAGCTGAACAAATGTTTGGGGAGATGGAAGTCTGGAATGCAATATCTGAGCGTGATCGTCTTGAAATTTATGAGGATGTCCTCTTTTTTCTGTCTAAGAAAGAGAAG gAACAAGCCAAACAGTTGCGAAAGAGGAATTGGGAAGCATTAAAGAACATACTAGATAACATGGCTAATGTCACTTACTGCACTACGTGGTCAGAGGCTCAGCAGTATCTGATGGACAATCCTACATTTGCAGAAGACGAGGAGCTTCAGA ATATGGATAAGGAAGATGCACTGATCTGTTTTGAAGAACATATCAGGGCActggaaaaagaggaggaagaagaaaaacagaaaagcttgCTTAGAGAAAGAAGGCGGCAGCGTAAAAATAGAGAATCTTTCCAG atatttttagaTGAACTTCATGAGCATGGACAATTACATTCAATGTCCTCTTGGATGGAGTTGTACCCAACCATAAGCTCTGACATCAGATTCACTAATATGCTTGGTCAACCTG TTTTTTCATCAGGATCAACAGCACTCGATCTTTTCAAGTTCTATGTTGAAGACTTAAAAGCACGTTACCATGATGAAAAGAAGATAATAAAAGACATCTTAAAG GATAAAGGATTTGTGGTTGAAGTGAACACTTCTTTTGAAGACTTTGTTACGGTCATCAGTTCAACTAAACGAGCTACAACTTTAGATGCAGGAAATATCAAGCTGGCTTTCAATAGT CTGCTAGAAAAGGCAGAAGCCCgtgaaagagagagggaaaaagaagaagctCGTAAAATGAAGCGGAAAGAGTCTGCCTTCAAGAGTATGCTGAAACAAGCTACTCCTCCGATTGAATTGGATGCTGTCTGGGAAGAT ATCAGAGATAGATTTGTGAAAGAGCCAGCATTTGAAGACATCACTCTAGAGTccgaaagaaaaagaatatttaaagatTTCATGCATGTACTAGAg CACGAGTGTCAGCACCATCATTCAAAGAACAAGAAACATTCTAAAAAGTCTAAAAAACATCACAGGAAGCGGTCTCGCTCTCGTTCG GGCTCAGAGTCTGAGGATGATGATAGTCattcaaagaagaaaaggcaacGGTCAGAATCTAGATCTGTGTCTGAGCGTTCTTCCAGTGCGGAATCTG AGAGAAGTTACAAGAAGTcaaaaaagcacaagaaaaagagcaagaagagAAGACATAAGTCT